From a region of the Miscanthus floridulus cultivar M001 unplaced genomic scaffold, ASM1932011v1 fs_432_5_6, whole genome shotgun sequence genome:
- the LOC136531754 gene encoding phospholipase D zeta 1-like, which translates to MSSNPVQHQRTKHIEIDLHFVRERVAIGDLRVLHVPTASQYADIFTKGLPTSVFTEFRFNTKLFEETIVFPKRPHEWDCWIYILLYKEVALALKINSLYSKQRLLNIHENVKVLRYPDHFSSGVYLWSHHEKIVIVDNQVCYIGGLDLCFGRYDSPEHKIADSPPVMWPGKDYYNPRESEPNSWEDTMKDELDRAKYPRMPWHDVQCALYGPPCRDVARHFVQRWNYAKRNKALNEQAIPLLMPHHHMVIPHYKGRSKEINDEAEGKQYHDKDVDIGKPFLTSRTSCQDVPLLLPQELEPRELSSSDLRMTDLDINHSDRVNKKNFNQPLLNRKAKLDSSHQDLPMRSFVDNLSSLEPSSIRHFDSSKDDRNHIDKKWWEMQERGNQVASVLDVGQVGPRATCRCQVVRSVGQWSAGTTQIEGSIHNAYFSLIEKAEHFVYIENQFFISGLSGDDTIKNRVLEALYRRILRAEREKKRFKAIIIIPLLPGFQGGIDDGGAASVRAIMHWQYRTICRGSNSILQNLFDVIGPKAHDYISFYGLRAHGKLYDGGPLVTSQIYVHSKLMIVDDRITLIGSANINDRSLLGSRDSEIAVVIEDKEVVNSKMDGRPWEAGKFSLSLRLSLWAEHLGLHPGEVSHIMDPIDDSTFKNIWMATAKTNTMIYQDVFGCVPNDLIHSRAQFRQSFAHLRDKIGHTTIDLGVAQGKLEAYQDGDLKSTDPMDRLQLVRGHLVSFPLDFMCQEDLRPYFSESEYYTSPQVFH; encoded by the exons ATGTCCTCCAATCCGGTGCAACATCAgcgcaccaagcacattgagatcGATCTTCACTTCGTCCGGGAGCGAGTTGCTATTGGTGATCTtcgtgttctgcatgttcctACTGCCTCGCAATATGcagacatcttcaccaaggggcTGCCTACTTCAGTGTTCACGGAGTTCAG ATTTAATACGAAATTATTTGAAGAAACAATAGTATTTCCAAAGAGGCCTCATGAGTG GGACTGTTGG ATTTACATTCTCTTGTACAAGGAAGTTGCTCTTGCATTGAAAATTAACAGCTTATACAGTAAACAAAGGCTACTTAACATTCATGAAAATGTTAAAGTTCTGCGTTATCCTGATCATTTCTCAAGTGGTGTATACTTGTG GTCACACCATGAGAAGATTGTGATTGTTGATAATCAAGTATGTTATATTGGAGGTCTTGATCTGTGCTTTGGTCGCTACGATAGTCCTGAGCACAAAATCGCTGATTCTCCTCCAGTGATGTGGCCAGGAAAGGACTACTACAATCCTAG GGAATCTGAGCCCAATTCTTGGGAGGACACCATGAAAGATGAGCTGGACCGTGCTAAATATCCCCGCATGCCTTGGCATGATGTTCAGTGTGCTCTCTATGGTCCACCTTGCCGTGATGTAGCAAGGCATTTTGTTCAGCGCTGGAATTATGCAAAG agGAACAAAGCTCTAAATGAGCAAGCAATTCCCTTACTGATGCCTCATCACCACATGGTAATTCCACACTACAAGGgtagaagcaaagaaataaatgATGAAGCTGAGGGTAAACAATACCATGATAAGGATGTTGATATTGGAAAGCCATTCTTGACGTCACGCACATCATGTCAGGATGTTCCATTGCTCTTACCTCAAGAGCTTGAACCTCGTGAATTATCCAGTTCAGATTTAAGGATGACTGATTTAGATATTAACCATTCAGATCGTGTAAACAAGAAGAACTTTAATCAGCCTTTGCTCAACCGAAAGGCAAAATTGGATTCTTCTCATCAGGATTTACCTATGAGAAGTTTTGTAGACAATCTCAGTTCCCTTGAGCCATCATCTATTAGACATTTTGATTCGTCGAAAGATGATAGGAATCACATCGACAAGAAATGGTGGGAAATGCAGGAGCGAGGCAACCAAGTTGCTTCAGTACTTGATGTTGGACAAGTTGGTCCAAGGGCAACATGTCGTTGTCAG GTTGTTAGGAGTGTCGGTCAATGGTCAGCTGGGACCACTCAAATCGAAGGAAGCATCCACAATGCCTACTTTTCTCTGATTGAAAAGGCAGAACACTTTGTATACATTGAG AACCAATTTTTCATATCGGGTCTGTCAGGAGATGATACGATTAAAAACCGTGTACTGGAAGCATTGTATCGGCGCATACTTCGagctgagagagagaaaaagcgCTTTAAGGCCATCATCATCATACCTCTTTTACCTGGTTTTCAG GGAGGCATTGATGATGGTGGAGCAGCATCGGTGAGGGCAATCATGCATTGGCAATATCGGACTATCTGCAGAGGCTCTAATTCGATTCTTCAGAATCTATTTGATGTTATTGGACCTAAAGCACATGATTACATCTCCTTTTATGGACTTAGAGCACATGGTAAACTCTATGATGGGGGTCCCTTGGTTACTAGTCAG ATTTATGTACATAGCAAGTTAATGATAGTTGATGACCGCATCACATTGATTGGCTCAGCTAACATTAATGATAGAAGCTTGCTTGGATCAAGAGACTCCGAG ATTGCTGTGGTCATCGAAGATAAAGAAGTtgttaattcaaaaatggatggAAGACCTTGGGAAGCTGGGAAGTTCTCTCTAAGCCTACGTCTCTCACTGTGGGCGGAGCACCTTGGCCTTCATCCAGGAGAG GTTAGCCATATCATGGATCCTATAGATGATTCAACATTCAAAAATATCTGGATGGCCACTGCCAAG ACAAATACCATGATATACCAAGATGTCTTCGGGTGTGTACCCAACGATCTCATTCACTCAAG GGCCCAATTTCGGCAAAGCTTTGCTCACTTGAGGGACAAAATTGGCCACACtacaattgatttgggtgttgccCAAGGGAAGCTAGAAGCTTACCAAGACGGTGATCTCAAAAGTACCGACCCTATGGACAGACTACAGTTAGTCAGGGGCCACCTTGTTTCTTTTCCTTTGGATTTCATGTGCCAAGAGGACTTGAGACCATATTTCAGCGAAAGCGAGTACTACACATCACCACAGGTTTTCCATTAG